A genome region from Hevea brasiliensis isolate MT/VB/25A 57/8 chromosome 9, ASM3005281v1, whole genome shotgun sequence includes the following:
- the LOC110645435 gene encoding uncharacterized protein LOC110645435: MTYYGDDTVVPQLGMRVEAHSDDGGDSKGEFVKLRDCEVEECGHIAATEGSSFCLWRWRGSVVWYWVKLALLFTCLGLLAAVFLKWVGPFFMDKELIPIINWETTTFSTPVLAILVFASVALFPTLLLPSTPSMWVAGMTFGYGFGFLLIISAAAVGVSLPYFIGSLFLHKIQGWLEKYPKKAAILRAAGEGNWFHQFRAVTLIRISPFPYILYNYCAVASNVKYGPYILGSLVGMVPEIFVAIYTGILIQALADASNDQHSLSAPQIVFNVIGFCVTVATTIIFTVYAKRQLKVLQDEPLLA, from the exons ATGACATATTACGGTGACGACACAGTGGTGCCACAGCTCGGGATGAGAGTGGAGGCTCATAGTGATGATGGAGGTGACAGCAAAGGGGAGTTTGTGAAATTGAGAGATTGTGAGGTGGAGGAATGTGGGCATATTGCGGCAACAGAAGGGTCTAGTTTCTGTCTCTGGAGATGGAGAGGGTCTGTTGTATGGTATTGGGTCAAGTTGGCTTTGTTGTTTACTTGTTTGGGATTATTGGCTGCTGTTTTCCTCAAATGGGTTGGTCCATTTTTCATGGACAAG GAGCTCATCCCTATCATTAATTGGGAGACAACAACGTTTAGCACTCCAGTTCTGGCAATTCTGGTCTTTGCTTCCGTGGCATTGTTTCCCACCCTACTTTTGCCATCTACTCCTTCTATGTGGGTAGCTGGGATGACTTTTGGTTATGGCTTTGGATTTCTATTAATTATATCTGCAGCAGCCGTGGGTGTATCACTTCCATATTTCATTGGCTCACTGTTCCTTCATAAAATTCAA GGGTGGTTAGAAAAATATCCAAAGAAAGCTGCCATTCTGAGAGCAGCTGGCGAAGGAAACTGGTTTCATCAGTTTCGAGCTGTAACATTAATCAGGATTTCTCCATTtccatatattttatataattattgtgCTGTTGCCTCAAATGTTAAGTATGGTCCTTACATCTTAGGATCATTGGTAGGAATGGTGCCAGAGATTTTTGTTGCAATCTACAC TGGCATCCTTATACAGGCCTTGGCAGATGCTTCAAATGATCAGCACTCGCTTTCAGCTCCACAAATTGTTTTCAATGTCATTGGTTTCTGTGTAACAGTGGCCACCACTATAATTTTTACAGTATATGCAAAGAGGCAGCTCAAGGTATTGCAAGACGAACCACTACTGGCATAG
- the LOC110645442 gene encoding probable LRR receptor-like serine/threonine-protein kinase At1g12460 isoform X2, translating to MPNATEGEILLQFKASITSDPYNKLDTWLPNANPCNYSGVFCNSLGFVERIVLWKTNLSGSLSPALSGLKSLRILTLFGNRFMGNIPQEYAELSTLWKINLSSNALSGSIPEFVGDLPNIRFLDLSRNAYSGEIPSALFKFCYKTKFVSLSHNSLSGPIPVSIVNCTKLEGFDFSFNNLSGELPSQICDIPVLKYLSLRSNVLTGSVQEEISRCQRLSILDLGSNMFAGLAPFVVLGFQNMSYFNVSHNGFHGEIPEIGTCSEGLEVFDASGNDLDGEIPLSITNCKSLKFLNLGFNRLHGSIPVGIAKLEMLRVLNLGNNSIDGRIPAGFGAIEWLLVLDLHDLHLKGEIPKDISNCKFLRELDLSGNDLDGEIPNTLYNMSDLEVIDLHQNQLNGSIPESLGNLSKLLVLNLSQNIFSGAIPYSLGNLTNLTYFNLSSNNLSGPIPLTPKIQAFGPSAFLNNSGLCGPPLDISCSGNGTSPRSKKNKILSNSAIVAIVAAALIVSGVCVVSIMNIRARGRKTKHETMVVESTPLGSTDSTVIIGKLVLFSKTLPSKYEDWEAGTKALLDKENLIGGGSIGTVYRTNFEGGISIAVKKLETLGRIRSQDEFEQEIGRLGNLRHPNLVAFQGYYWSSSMQLILSEFVPNGNLYDNLHGLDYPGTSTGVGNSELYWSRRFQIALGTARALSFLHHDCRPPILHLNIKSTNVLLDENYEAKLSDYGLGKLLPILDNYGLTKFHNAVGYVAPELAQSLRLSEKCDVYSFGVILLELVTGRKPVESPSANEVVVLCEYVRSLLETGSASDCFDRSLQGFSENELIQIMKLGLICTSEVPSRRPSMSEVVQVLESIRSGVESS from the exons ATGCCAAACG CTACTGAGGGGGAGATCTTGCTGCAATTCAAGGCAAGCATCACCAGTGACCCCTACAACAAATTGGATACCTGGCTTCCTAATGCCAATCCTTGTAACTACAGTGGTGTGTTCTGCAATTCTCTGGGATTTGTAGAGAGAATTGTTTTGTGGAAGACAAACCTATCTGGGTCTTTGTCACCGGCATTATCAGGTTTGAAATCTTTGAGAATCTTGACATTATTTGGCAATCGATTTATGGGTAATATCCCACAAGAATATGCCGAGTTAAGCACACTGTGGAAGATAAATTTGAGTTCTAATGCCTTGTCTGGGTCAATCCCAGAATTCGTCGGTGACTTGCCAAATATTAGGTTTCTTGATTTGTCTAGGAATGCTTATAGTGGAGAGATACCATCGGCCTTGTTCAAGTTTTGTTACAAGACCAAGTTTGTTTCTCTTTCTCATAACAGTCTTTCTGGTCCAATTCCGGTTTCAATAGTGAATTGTACTAAGCTTGAAGGGTTTGATTTCTCTTTCAACAATCTCAGTGGTGAATTGCCTTCTCAAATTTGTGATATTCCTGTGTTAAAGTATCTGTCTTTGAGGAGCAATGTGTTAACTGGGAGTGTGCAGGAGGAGATTTCAAGATGCCAGAGATTGAGTATTTTGGATCTTGGCAGCAACATGTTTGCCGGGTTGGCACCATTTGTAGTTCTTGGATTTCAAAACATGAGTTATTTCAATGTATCGCACAATGGTTTTCATGGGGAGATTCCTGAGATCGGAACCTGCAGCGAGGGATTGGAAGTCTTTGATGCTTCAGGTAATGATTTGGATGGAGAGATCCCATTGAGCATTACAAACTGCAAAAGCCTTAAATTTCTCAACTTGGGGTTTAACAGGCTGCATGGGAGTATTCCAGTTGGGATTGCTAAACTGGAGATGCTTAGGGTGCTTAATTTGGGCAATAATTCGATTGATGGGAGGATCCCTGCAGGGTTTGGAGCCATTGAGTGGCTTCTGGTCTTGGATTTGCACGATCTTCACCTTAAAGGCGAAATTCCTAAAGATATAAGCAATTGCAAGTTTCTTCGTGAGCT GGATCTTTCTGGTAATGATTTAGATGGAGAAATTCCCAATACCCTATACAATATGTCTGACTTAGAAGTTATTGACCTACATCAAAACCAACTCAATGGCAGCATACCAGAGAGTCTAGGAAACCTCTCAAAACTCCTAGTTCTTAACCTCTCACAAAATATTTTTTCAGGGGCAATCCCATATTCCCTTGGAAATTTGACAAACTTAACATATTTTAATCTCTCCTCCAACAACCTTTCTGGTCCCATTCCTTTGACACCAAAAATCCAGGCTTTTGGTCCATCTGCATTCCTGAATAATTCTGGGCTCTGTGGTCCTCCTTTGGATATTTCTTGCTCTGGCAATGGCACAAGTCCAAGatccaagaaaaacaagattctCAGCAATTCTGCAATTGTGGCAATTGTTGCTGCTGCATTGATCGTTTCTGGGGTTTGTGTGGTATCAATCATGAACATTAGAGCACGAGGTAGGAAAACGAAGCATGAAACTATGGTCGTTGAGAGTACACCATTGGGTTCGACAGATTCCACAGTTATAATTGGGAAATTGGTTCTGTTCAGCAAGACTTTACCGTCAAAATATGAAGATTGGGAAGCCGGTACCAAGGCTTTGCTTGACAAGGAAAATTTGATTGGTGGTGGGTCAATTGGAACAGTCTATAGAACTAACTTTGAAGGTGGGATCTCAATTGCAGTGAAGAAGCTTGAGACTCTAGGTAGGATCAGAAGCCAAGATGAATTTGAGCAAGAAATTGGACGGTTAGGTAACCTTCGACATCCAAATTTGGTTGCTTTTCAAGGTTATTATTGGTCCTCATCAATGCAGCTAATTTTATCTGAATTTGTTCCAAATGGTAATCTATACGATAATCTACATGGACTTGATTATCCAGGCACCAGTACTGGTGTTGGTAATAGTGAATTATACTGGTCTAGGAGGTTTCAGATTGCTCTTGGAACAGCAAGAGCACTTTCTTTCCTTCACCATGATTGTAGGCCTCCAATACTCCATCTTAACATCAAATCTACTAACGTGCTCTTAGATGAAAATTATGAAGCGAAGTTGTCTGATTATGGTTTGGGGAAGCTGCTACCCATTTTGGACAACTATGGTTTAACCAAATTCCATAATGCAGTAGGGTATGTTGCACCAGAATTGGCTCAAAGTCTAAGATTGAGTGAGAAATGTGATGTGTACAGCTTTGGAGTGATTCTTTTGGAGCTGGTTACCGGGAGGAAACCAGTAGAGAGTCCATCAGCAAATGAGGTAGTTGTTTTGTGTGAATATGTCCGTAGTTTATTGGAGACTGGCTCAGCTTCAGATTGCTTCGATAGATCCTTGCAAGGTTTTTCAGAGAATGAGTTGATTCAGATTATGAAATTAGGTTTGATTTGTACATCTGAGGTTCCTTCAAGAAGACCAAGCATGTCTGAGGTTGTTCAAGTGCTCGAGTCGATAAGATCTGGAGTGGAGTCATCATAG
- the LOC110645442 gene encoding probable LRR receptor-like serine/threonine-protein kinase At1g12460 isoform X1, which produces MSMRRFYQFCVSHALLLLISCFLGFTSTVSPATEGEILLQFKASITSDPYNKLDTWLPNANPCNYSGVFCNSLGFVERIVLWKTNLSGSLSPALSGLKSLRILTLFGNRFMGNIPQEYAELSTLWKINLSSNALSGSIPEFVGDLPNIRFLDLSRNAYSGEIPSALFKFCYKTKFVSLSHNSLSGPIPVSIVNCTKLEGFDFSFNNLSGELPSQICDIPVLKYLSLRSNVLTGSVQEEISRCQRLSILDLGSNMFAGLAPFVVLGFQNMSYFNVSHNGFHGEIPEIGTCSEGLEVFDASGNDLDGEIPLSITNCKSLKFLNLGFNRLHGSIPVGIAKLEMLRVLNLGNNSIDGRIPAGFGAIEWLLVLDLHDLHLKGEIPKDISNCKFLRELDLSGNDLDGEIPNTLYNMSDLEVIDLHQNQLNGSIPESLGNLSKLLVLNLSQNIFSGAIPYSLGNLTNLTYFNLSSNNLSGPIPLTPKIQAFGPSAFLNNSGLCGPPLDISCSGNGTSPRSKKNKILSNSAIVAIVAAALIVSGVCVVSIMNIRARGRKTKHETMVVESTPLGSTDSTVIIGKLVLFSKTLPSKYEDWEAGTKALLDKENLIGGGSIGTVYRTNFEGGISIAVKKLETLGRIRSQDEFEQEIGRLGNLRHPNLVAFQGYYWSSSMQLILSEFVPNGNLYDNLHGLDYPGTSTGVGNSELYWSRRFQIALGTARALSFLHHDCRPPILHLNIKSTNVLLDENYEAKLSDYGLGKLLPILDNYGLTKFHNAVGYVAPELAQSLRLSEKCDVYSFGVILLELVTGRKPVESPSANEVVVLCEYVRSLLETGSASDCFDRSLQGFSENELIQIMKLGLICTSEVPSRRPSMSEVVQVLESIRSGVESS; this is translated from the exons ATGAGCATGAGAAGATTTTATCAATTTTGTGTCTCTCATGCTCTTTTGCTCTTGATTTCTTGCTTTCTTGGATTCACCTCTACTGTTTCACCAGCTACTGAGGGGGAGATCTTGCTGCAATTCAAGGCAAGCATCACCAGTGACCCCTACAACAAATTGGATACCTGGCTTCCTAATGCCAATCCTTGTAACTACAGTGGTGTGTTCTGCAATTCTCTGGGATTTGTAGAGAGAATTGTTTTGTGGAAGACAAACCTATCTGGGTCTTTGTCACCGGCATTATCAGGTTTGAAATCTTTGAGAATCTTGACATTATTTGGCAATCGATTTATGGGTAATATCCCACAAGAATATGCCGAGTTAAGCACACTGTGGAAGATAAATTTGAGTTCTAATGCCTTGTCTGGGTCAATCCCAGAATTCGTCGGTGACTTGCCAAATATTAGGTTTCTTGATTTGTCTAGGAATGCTTATAGTGGAGAGATACCATCGGCCTTGTTCAAGTTTTGTTACAAGACCAAGTTTGTTTCTCTTTCTCATAACAGTCTTTCTGGTCCAATTCCGGTTTCAATAGTGAATTGTACTAAGCTTGAAGGGTTTGATTTCTCTTTCAACAATCTCAGTGGTGAATTGCCTTCTCAAATTTGTGATATTCCTGTGTTAAAGTATCTGTCTTTGAGGAGCAATGTGTTAACTGGGAGTGTGCAGGAGGAGATTTCAAGATGCCAGAGATTGAGTATTTTGGATCTTGGCAGCAACATGTTTGCCGGGTTGGCACCATTTGTAGTTCTTGGATTTCAAAACATGAGTTATTTCAATGTATCGCACAATGGTTTTCATGGGGAGATTCCTGAGATCGGAACCTGCAGCGAGGGATTGGAAGTCTTTGATGCTTCAGGTAATGATTTGGATGGAGAGATCCCATTGAGCATTACAAACTGCAAAAGCCTTAAATTTCTCAACTTGGGGTTTAACAGGCTGCATGGGAGTATTCCAGTTGGGATTGCTAAACTGGAGATGCTTAGGGTGCTTAATTTGGGCAATAATTCGATTGATGGGAGGATCCCTGCAGGGTTTGGAGCCATTGAGTGGCTTCTGGTCTTGGATTTGCACGATCTTCACCTTAAAGGCGAAATTCCTAAAGATATAAGCAATTGCAAGTTTCTTCGTGAGCT GGATCTTTCTGGTAATGATTTAGATGGAGAAATTCCCAATACCCTATACAATATGTCTGACTTAGAAGTTATTGACCTACATCAAAACCAACTCAATGGCAGCATACCAGAGAGTCTAGGAAACCTCTCAAAACTCCTAGTTCTTAACCTCTCACAAAATATTTTTTCAGGGGCAATCCCATATTCCCTTGGAAATTTGACAAACTTAACATATTTTAATCTCTCCTCCAACAACCTTTCTGGTCCCATTCCTTTGACACCAAAAATCCAGGCTTTTGGTCCATCTGCATTCCTGAATAATTCTGGGCTCTGTGGTCCTCCTTTGGATATTTCTTGCTCTGGCAATGGCACAAGTCCAAGatccaagaaaaacaagattctCAGCAATTCTGCAATTGTGGCAATTGTTGCTGCTGCATTGATCGTTTCTGGGGTTTGTGTGGTATCAATCATGAACATTAGAGCACGAGGTAGGAAAACGAAGCATGAAACTATGGTCGTTGAGAGTACACCATTGGGTTCGACAGATTCCACAGTTATAATTGGGAAATTGGTTCTGTTCAGCAAGACTTTACCGTCAAAATATGAAGATTGGGAAGCCGGTACCAAGGCTTTGCTTGACAAGGAAAATTTGATTGGTGGTGGGTCAATTGGAACAGTCTATAGAACTAACTTTGAAGGTGGGATCTCAATTGCAGTGAAGAAGCTTGAGACTCTAGGTAGGATCAGAAGCCAAGATGAATTTGAGCAAGAAATTGGACGGTTAGGTAACCTTCGACATCCAAATTTGGTTGCTTTTCAAGGTTATTATTGGTCCTCATCAATGCAGCTAATTTTATCTGAATTTGTTCCAAATGGTAATCTATACGATAATCTACATGGACTTGATTATCCAGGCACCAGTACTGGTGTTGGTAATAGTGAATTATACTGGTCTAGGAGGTTTCAGATTGCTCTTGGAACAGCAAGAGCACTTTCTTTCCTTCACCATGATTGTAGGCCTCCAATACTCCATCTTAACATCAAATCTACTAACGTGCTCTTAGATGAAAATTATGAAGCGAAGTTGTCTGATTATGGTTTGGGGAAGCTGCTACCCATTTTGGACAACTATGGTTTAACCAAATTCCATAATGCAGTAGGGTATGTTGCACCAGAATTGGCTCAAAGTCTAAGATTGAGTGAGAAATGTGATGTGTACAGCTTTGGAGTGATTCTTTTGGAGCTGGTTACCGGGAGGAAACCAGTAGAGAGTCCATCAGCAAATGAGGTAGTTGTTTTGTGTGAATATGTCCGTAGTTTATTGGAGACTGGCTCAGCTTCAGATTGCTTCGATAGATCCTTGCAAGGTTTTTCAGAGAATGAGTTGATTCAGATTATGAAATTAGGTTTGATTTGTACATCTGAGGTTCCTTCAAGAAGACCAAGCATGTCTGAGGTTGTTCAAGTGCTCGAGTCGATAAGATCTGGAGTGGAGTCATCATAG